A genome region from Gammaproteobacteria bacterium includes the following:
- a CDS encoding outer membrane lipoprotein-sorting protein yields MNKRILALTLWFAALPLLNAQAQTAEEKGLQIAQEADVRDTGWKSQSSTMKMILRNAEGRESTRAIRSKTLEVSGDGDKALSIFDTPPDVKGTAFLSYTHVQKADEQWLYLPALKRVKRISSNNKSGPFMGSEFAYEDISSQEVGKYTYKWLRDEKIENRDCFVVERVPTYKHSGYTRLITWMDKQTYRPLKIDFYDRKNELMKTLTQHEFKQYLDKYWRPSRMEMKNHVTNKSTTLLWENFQFGINLSDKDFDRNALKRIR; encoded by the coding sequence ATGAACAAGCGGATACTGGCGCTGACACTATGGTTCGCAGCACTGCCTCTGCTTAACGCCCAGGCGCAGACGGCAGAGGAAAAAGGGCTGCAGATAGCCCAAGAAGCTGATGTTCGAGACACGGGCTGGAAAAGCCAGAGTTCCACCATGAAAATGATTCTACGCAACGCCGAAGGCCGGGAAAGTACTCGCGCCATACGCTCCAAAACTCTGGAAGTATCCGGCGATGGTGATAAGGCTCTGTCGATTTTTGATACACCACCGGACGTGAAAGGGACTGCGTTTTTAAGTTACACCCATGTACAAAAGGCGGATGAACAATGGCTGTATTTGCCCGCCTTAAAACGAGTAAAACGGATTTCCTCCAACAACAAATCCGGGCCCTTTATGGGAAGTGAGTTTGCCTATGAAGATATCTCTTCCCAGGAAGTGGGAAAATATACTTATAAGTGGCTGCGCGACGAGAAAATTGAGAACCGGGATTGCTTTGTGGTGGAACGGGTACCCACCTATAAACACTCCGGATATACCCGTCTGATTACTTGGATGGACAAACAAACTTACCGTCCTCTGAAAATCGATTTCTATGACCGAAAAAACGAGCTGATGAAAACCCTGACACAACACGAATTCAAACAATACCTGGACAAGTACTGGCGTCCGTCGCGGATGGAAATGAAAAATCATGTCACCAACAAAAGCACGACGCTGCTTTGGGAAAACTTTCAATTCGGGATCAATCTGAGTGATAAGGATTTCGATCGAAATGCACTTAAAAGAATCCGATAA